acttcagattcccttctcctctccctctccctctccctctccctctcgctctccctctccctctccctctcccgctgtcccgcacctctcccgctctccctttcccggtctcctctcctctccccgcctccctctccccgtgctgggccgggccatgcccccggcccgcccccggccccgggcggggctgccccgtgcccgcccccggccgtcccgcctcctggcctcagcccggctctggccgtgctggcggtggcgctgctgggcggggatcagtgcctggggctggggtggtattgccggcttttggctccgcctggcccgagcccggccccggccccggccccagctcctcccggggcccgcggaggacacacgcggcgcagccgctcccgccgcctccgctgcggcttgcccggcccctgctccgccgctcggcagcgcggcccccgaCCCCGAGCCGCAGCTGTCCCGTTGCAgagagcgaacgccgggggatggccgggccggggcgggtgaggggcgctcgggggccgttgctggccctgggccgagcgctgacagccgcgtcccgcccgcagggaaggcgcagcagcgcctgaaggagcagtaccggctgggctcgctgctgggccgGGGTGGATTCGGCAACGTCTTCgcagcaacgcggctctcggacagcgccccggtgagcggcggggccggcggcgggcggaggaggagggggtggaggaggaggagcagggcggAGGAGGCGGGCAGAGGATGACACTGGGCAGGGTGGACAgcgagctgagccctgttctgcacttgccttgcaggtggccatcaaaagggtgccacagAACGGCGTCCAtcactggggtgagctggtgagtgagcgaggtgctgtgctgggcagggatgagccgaggcccggcagggtgggagccgCCAGGACGCCTCGAGGGAGAGCGGGCATGGGGCCAGAGCAgggtgcagagcatcccgggctggctgagggcttcctgacccccggcacggcatcagccccactgacagcatcgtgctcctcccgcagcccgacggcaccagtgcgcccctggagatcgtgctgctggacaaggtgtccagtggcttctccggtgtggtccagctgctggagtgggttgagctccccaacgacatctggatggtgctggagcggccggAGCACTGTCAGGACCTGCaccatttcattcgggcacgggggttcctgtCCGAGggggtggcgcggcagctgttccaccaggtgctggaggccgtctggcactgcaccagctgtgGGGTCCTCCACAGGGATATCAAGCCAGaaaacatcctggttgacctggccaccgggcaggccaaattgattgaTTTcagctgtggcacctacctgcaagaggcagcctacactcactttgcaggtgagcctacacagggctgtgctcccggTTCTGGTATCTCATGGCTCAGCATCTCagggcccaagctgggtgtggcagcggggattctcccttttgctgcccttcatggccctgagatttcagctgagttgggtttgagcagggctgggtggggagccagcttccagtcctgatggcagcctttgcccaccactctgcccaggattggggctggggcagccagtcCAACAAAAACACCTGTGGGTGAGGGTAGCAGAGATGGAGGGGCCtggaacctgtgccccagccagtttggtgtgcaggtgagaagggcttgggctgctccactcacctggtttgttctgggtttgttttttggggcaaTACAGACAGGGAGGATGAAGGCATGGTTTTCCCTCAGCACTAAGTGTGTTTCTGTCATGGTTGGGCCTtgccagggcttctgctgccctcttccaacaccgatggcttcttttccaacccCATTTGTTGGAAAGAGGGGCAGTGGGTtaccctgtgtgccactgggacagcccctgcacgcccagggatgctggggccagcttctgggagcagcagcatccccctgatgaactccatctgtattccataggaacaccatcatacagccccccggaatggacccatTTTGGCTGGTACTATGGcaagccagctaccatctggtccctgggcatcctgctgcacgagatggtcTGCGGGAAGCACCCTTTCAGGAGGGAccagaacatcagctgggaccatcagctctcgctgccacaacggctctctccaggtggatcctcatctctgggcacgGAGGGAATACCAGTGCtaggagacagcagcgggctcgggagcatcccactctggcagctgctgaggaggtggcacatgtcctgctctcccccaaaaccaagaaagtttaggcccagctctgagcacatccagcatggagtgggcagggaatggttgggcaaagccaacaggagcTTTCTCCAACTGACCAGcggtttctggtttctctgcccagagtGCCAAGATCTGATCAGGCAGTGTTTATCCATGCTGGACGTGGAAAggccctcattagaagaggtgttctgtcatccttggatgcaggatattcatctgccctagaagaagggagagagccacaggcacactgtgctgcagagccccggtaagttacagctgcactcATGCCTTGGCCatcagaagcaaaggaaccccagacttttttgtcctgcctgtgtcactggCCAGGGCTCATCAGATGGGAgcacacagcccttgtgctggagctgagctgctctgcccagcactggtgaCCACCATCCaagctggttttgcttgtcctggttccctgacagctggggccctgggcagaaccctgacagcctggtctgagcccagggaaggagaaggagcccctggAAAATCTGtatcaggtggggctgctgctgcaggagacagcgaggatcaCATCAAGGATGACAGCCTCTCCCTGGACCTGGCCACTGGTAAGCTTAAGTTGATGGACTTCAattctggcaccttcttcaaagcctggctgcacagcaaatttacagatgagtccacatgcagggggatgctcccagatttgggcattgcacagcctggcctcaaCCCAAAAGTTCCCACCCCACTCATTGCTGGGGTGGATACAACTGATCCTTcagtcagctgcccagctgcttttggcagggctgggggcatgggctggggtgggtacaaaatgggagtgggctcctggccctgctaacagcccccagcacccaccgtgccccaggctggggatggggctggggcagccagcccaacacaaacaaaccctcatggtgggagcagaggtgggactccagaacctgtgccgggggtgctttgctgtgcaggcaaggaagggcttgggctgctccactgcccttgtttgctttgggatcatcCTTATTGTggggggctgtgcagggggaagggagaaagccTGGGCTTCCCTGACATGTgggtgggtttttccctggcatgcagggcttgggccttcctcaatcccctcacagaggtacgatttttttaccttttgtcttgtttcccctttttctctgtaatctattttcaataatttattgtttgtttttctagaggaatcGTTCGAGCTGGGATCCAGTCTGGATCAGGAAGTGCTTGGGAGCAGCTCTgtcgtggatgggccgtgcccttggagcaggctgaggacatcgtttgggaccagcttttcttccagccatggatggcatgaggtgggtccccgtctgcttggcagggtgggatcagagcttttgggagatggcagcgagcacaggagcatcctgctctgggcagctgctgagcaggtggatgtgccatggctggctgcaggctgggcacatgtcctgccctcctgccctgctcccaaaggcagcactgatgggcagctctgggcacagctctgggcacagccagcatggcctgggcaccacgggcagctgggacaaggggacaggagccttcagctgacgggcagtttctgctttctctccttgcagccgggctctgcggatgctgaggctgctctgggctctgccagggctctgctggagctcagcaccgggccggaatcagccaaagaagaaatggtgtcacctgcagcacagacttgcttgagcattttggcaacacagctcaagtttgcagagtgacacctcccaaaaattaaacttgttcaataccttctgaaatcaaatcaatctgggatgactccaaatgacatttttcagcttgctcaagctgtagctcagcccttctctgaacagttcacTCCCCCagctgccttttacttctcaactgctcccttttttcccccagtgaattcccagcccgttgctgtctccatcacttgctggccttccttgttgcccctgaccacaaggagggctgagccccaggtttagggactcatgctgtcactgg
This sequence is a window from Passer domesticus isolate bPasDom1 chromosome 8 unlocalized genomic scaffold, bPasDom1.hap1 SUPER_8_unloc_1, whole genome shotgun sequence. Protein-coding genes within it:
- the LOC135291572 gene encoding serine/threonine-protein kinase pim-1-like; this encodes MRHPWKAQQRLKEQYRLGSLLGRGGFGNVFAATRLSDSAPVAIKRVPQNGVHHWGELLLEWVELPNDIWMVLERPEHCQDLHHFIRARGFLSEGVARQLFHQVLEAVWHCTSCGVLHRDIKPENILVDLATGQAKLIDFSCGTYLQEAAYTHFAGTPSYSPPEWTHFGWYYGKPATIWSLGILLHEMVCGKHPFRRDQNISWDHQLSLPQRLSPECQDLIRQCLSMLDVERPSLEEVFCHPWMQDIHLP